In a single window of the Podarcis raffonei isolate rPodRaf1 chromosome 14, rPodRaf1.pri, whole genome shotgun sequence genome:
- the MCHR1 gene encoding melanin-concentrating hormone receptor 1, which translates to MDFHVNHTVSMNDSAPNISKTGQNFSHNGDLSPASYSTFIMPTLFGIICLLGIIGNSMVICAVFKKPSPTSSVPDIFIINLSMVDLLFLLGMPFLIHQLLGNGAWHFGETMCTIITALDANSQFTSTYILTAMSIDRYLATVYPFTSTRFRKPPVAISAICILWALSFLSITPVWMYARLIPLGGGLLGCGICLPDPQRDVYWYTLYQFFLAFAIPFALITVAYRRILLRMASSSQALTGQRCTRLRTKKVTRVAIAICLAFFVCWAPFHVLQLVQLAVPQPTLAFYYAYNVAISLGYANSCLNPFIYILLGQNFRRRLVISVRPADAGEEVTQNRVKSARGQPSESGQPLLHLVSVSAR; encoded by the exons ATGGATTTCCACGTGAATCACACCGTGAGCATGAATGACAGCGCTCCAAATATCTCCAAGACAGGACAAAACTTTTCCCACAATG GCGACCTCAGCCCTGCAAGCTACTCTACCTTCATCATGCCCACCCTGTTTGGCATCATCTGCTTGCTGGGCATCATCGGCAACAGCATGGTGATCTGCGCCGTCTTCAAGAAACCCAGCCCCACCAGCAGCGTCCCGGACATCTTCATCATCAACCTATCCATGGTGGACTTGCTctttctcttgggcatgccgTTCCTCATCCACCAGCTGCTGGGCAACGGCGCTTGGCACTTTGGAGAAACCATGTGCACCATCATCACCGCCTTGGACGCCAACAGCCAGTTCACCAGCACCTACATCCTAACCGCCATGTCCATCGACCGCTACCTGGCCACGGTGTACCCCTTCACTTCCACACGCTTCCGGAAGCCCCCTGTAGCCATCTCGGCCATCTGTATCCTTTGGGCTCTTTCCTTCCTCAGCATCACTCCCGTGTGGATGTACGCAAGGCTCATTCCCTTGGGCGGAGGCTTGCTGGGCTGTGGGATCTGCCTGCCGGACCCTCAGCGGGACGTCTACTGGTACACCCTGTACCAGTTCTTCCTGGCTTTCGCCATCCCTTTCGCCCTCATCACCGTGGCCTACAGAAGGATCCTGCTGAGGATGGCAAGCTCCTCGCAAGCCCTGACCGGGCAGAGGTGCACCAGGCTCCGCACCAAGAAGGTGACTCGGGTAGCCATTGCCATCTGCCTGGCCTTCTTTGTCTGCTGGGCCCCTTTCCACGTCCTGCAGTTGGTCCAGCTGGCCGTGCCCCAGCCCACCCTCGCTTTCTACTATGCCTACAATGTGGCCATCAGCCTGGGCTACGCCAACAGCTGCCTGAACCCTTTCATCTACATCTTGCTCGGGCAGAACTTCCGCAGGCGCCTTGTCATCTCGGTCCGGCCTGCGGATGCCGGGGAGGAGGTGACCCAGAACCGGGTCAAAAGCGCACGGGGACAGCCCAGCGAGTCTGGGCAGCCTCTGCTGCATTTGGTCTCTGTTTCAGCCAGGTAG